The sequence cggattTCCGCCCGAACGTATGTGTTACGTGCGAATGATGAGAGACGTTGAAATAAATGATTTACTGATGTCAAAAAATTGTCGTGcaaaataatattttaatgtttCTCTTGTAAAATAACTTTGAAAAATGTTATCGAATTTGAAACAAAGAAATATAAGAACTTTttcccatgttttctttaaaaatttcCCCATCCATGAATGATACTCATCTTATTAAAAGTAAAATAGTACATATCAATAGTGTTCGGCAAAACTTACATAAAAGATAAAATGATGGATTAATTTGATTAATATCGTTCAAATCAATGTCAATGTCAATGTCACTTCTTGTAAAATAGCCACTATGATTTATATTTAAATTTCTTTTAAAACACATAGaccaaacttgttttaaaacatacACACACCAATATATTGTTAATTTTGAAATGTTTGTATAAACACCACATTCATTTTCCCTTATATTATTAAGAATACAAAGTACCATAATAAGTTAATCAATCACCTACCAATTGTTCCTTAAACACGACTTAATAAGGTAATATTATGACCATATTAGATAtatactttaccaattattccttaAACACGACTTAATAAGATAATATTATGAGTATCTAAAAATACAATCTATAATGTTATTTGAGATATTTTTGAGTTTTTCCTCTATAAATAATTTAATCTcttattatcatttaattaatttaatactaAGTATAAATAACAAATTAACTTTAGTCTATATACcgtaattattaattaaaatatttttTAATCGACAACCTTTAGGGTCGTTAAGGTGTATGCACAGTGGCGGAAGCAGGATTTTTCTTCActgggggcgaaatttttttttaaaacgtagcaatttttttggcaaaatagggagtttttgggacaaaaattgaaggtttttaggcaaaatattgaggtttttggataaaatttgaaggtttgtgagcaaaatttgaagattttggggcaaaatttagagaattgtggacaaaatttgaaggttttaaggcaaaatatgtaggttttggggcaaatgaCTTTTGGGTTTGGGGCAAATGAGTTTTGGATTGggggcaaaataaaaaaaaaattcaattttttacgctaaaatttcgaaatcgactGGGGGTGGGCGCCCCctgctccccccccccccccccaatttcGCCCCTGTGTATGCACATATATTGTACATTTAGACAACTGTTACAAAAATATCAATATTGACCGCTACAgtacaattatttatattaatcacAACCCTAAATTcttagaaatttttttttaaactaaaataTAGATTTGgtgctaaatatatttttaaaacatAAATGTCGAGAAAATTAAAGATTTTGCTAACAACCGTCTTTAAAGTTGTTGCTAACATGCTTTATACATGTGTATAGTCGGGTAAGTATCATCATAAAGTTAAAAACCAACTCTTACATACAAATTTTAAGCATGTTTACATGACATGCTTAACTCCAAAATTTAAATTTAACAAAGCTCGTATAACATTTACTTTACACACTACTAATATACAATGGACGATGATTCGTACACCTCCACTTTTTAGCCATACAGTTGATAGTTGATGGTGTATGACTAAAAATAATGGCGTACAAATCACCTCCCATATACAATACTTGGCAACAAGGTTTAATTTGGCGGTGAAACCCTGACACCGTGTGCCGTAGCACCTATACCGCCCACCCCGTAAGGGCTAAGTATACCGTATAAAACTCCTCCCCCCAATACCCAACAGTTGGCGCAGGCCAGATTCGAACCTGCACCCCATATTTGGCAAGGGGTATACAACTGCGGGCCCGGGGTTCATGGGAGCCGGGTACCATTCAACCAATTGGTCGTTGGTTACAATACTCAACTATCAGTGTCAAATTAACTACTTTAAATTATTTATTGTACCATAACATAAATCACTGTACTACTTCACAATTTCACACCTACACATCGAGTTTCTCTTTTTCACACCAACAACAAaagttgatttaaaaaaaaaagtcaacTGAACTAGGGAAAGTGGCAAGAAAGATACTCATACTATTATTTTACTCCGTATATATATGCATCATAACATATTAACATCTTATAGTTGACGACCATTAAAAAAAGCACCTTCAAGACGTGTGCATTTTATCTCCTCATGCTCTATTAATCTTCTACTCCAATAAACTCATTCATAAACTTTAATTCCAGATATATTAACTCTGACtccttttttttttgaaaagaataTTAACAGACTTTCTTGTTTCAGTTTTAAACATCAATGGCTACAAGGGTCATAACAGAGTGTGGATTAAGACCACTTCCAAAACACTATCCAAGCCCAACATCAAGAAACTCAATATCCAAATTTCCAAATTCAATAAACATATCACCTTCAAGAAAAATCAGGCCGAATTATCCTGCACTCAGAGTGAGTGCACCGGCCGGTGTTCAGTTAGTAAATGATGGTGATAATAAAAGAGTGAAAGGGTTTGATGATAATGGTGAAAATGGGTTCAACCCTGGTGCACCACCACCTTTCACATTGGCTGATATTCGGGCTGCTATACCGAAACATTGTTGGGTTAAGGACCCGTGGCGGTCCATGAGTTATGTTTTGAGAGATGTGGTGGTGGTTTTCGGGTTGGCGGCTGTGGCGGCTTATTTTAACAATATGTTTGTTTGGCCTTTGTATTGGTTTGCTCAAGGAACAATGTTTTGGGCTTTCTTTGTTCTTGGTCATGATTGGTAAAACAACTCATCTTTTTTTGTTGTTTTTTGATATTAAAACAGTTGTGAATgtgttttaaatttttaatagtaagttgacatttttaatttttaaatcaaaacatCTCATTGTCAAGATTTCATCTTTTTGTGTTAGTTATTATCCTAAATTCTAACTATAGATATATGATCTGTTTTTTAATTGGACAGTGGTCATGGAAGCTTTTCTAATAATGCAAAACTCAATAGTGTGGTGGGGCATTTTCTTCATTCTTCTATACTTGTACCTTATCATGGATGGTAGGTTTTGGTTTCAGTTTCATTTTATGAAATAAACTAAATATTACTTAAAATAATCTTTGTCTTTGTTATAATATTTTAGTCAATTAATATCACTTAATATTAATATGGTTGTAATCACAGGAGAATTAGCCATAGAACTCATCATCAGAACCATGGACATGTTGAGAATGATGAATCTTGGCATCCAGTAAGTCTATGTCACCATTTATAAACACGTATTTGGCATAGTATTTATAACTTATAATTTGTTTTTTTAACATAATTTACTTATGTATTTCTACTAGTTATCTGAGAAGATATATAGAAGTTTAGACACGGCTACTCGGATGTTGAGGTTCACTCTGCCTTTTCCCATGCTTGCATACCCTTTCTATCTGGTGAGTCCCATCCATCTTTATCAATATCACGTGACTCACTAACATTTTGAGTAATTAGTAAGGGTTAAAATTACGATTAAATCTTTTATCATAATAAGGAGTAATAATCTAGTTATAGCTGCCGTTAACATTCAAAAAAGACTTGCATTTAATTAATCTACATTAAAAAGTCAATATTAACCGCTACGTACAACATATTGATGCACATTAACGACATCTCTAAAGGCTGTCGTTAGAAAACTCCTATATTTAAATGGGTCAAGATTTCATCTGTACTTTATGACAGAGAACCGATACAAAATTGTCAATTGAGACAGACGTTTTACAGTATTCCGCATTTTAACAAGAAAGAATGTTAATAGTAAATAGCTAAAAATGATGATTGAAAGAATCAGTCTTTTAATttcaagttcctaatgcttgtttcgGGTTTCAATAACAGTGGGGTCGAAGTCCAGGAAAGAAAGGGTCTCATTTTCACCCGAGCAGCGATTTGTTTCTGCCTAAGGAAAAAACAGATGTGATCACCTCAACGGTTTGTTGGTCAGCCATGGCTGCCCTGCTTGTGGGTTTGTCCTTTGTCATGGGTCCTCTTCAAATACTTAAACTCTATGGCATACCCTATTGGGTTAGTTAACTTTCCCAGAACCGCTTTTCAAATCTAATAGAAATTAGAAATATGTGttgaaatgttttttttttttttttttttttttttttttttgtatttcctAACTATTGTTATATTTTAATTCAGGGTTTTGTTATATGGTTGGATCTAGTAACTTACTTGCATCACCATGGCCATGAAGACAAACTTCCATGGTACCGTGGCAAGGTACGAAACTGCCCCAACATTTGGCCTTTTCTTATGTCAATTATACGTTTCTTGTATCGTATTCTATTCTTTAGAGATGGTAATTTTGACAGAATTTACTTACGAAAGACTAGTTTGTGTTGTAATTTTATCTCTAATAGGTCAAATAGTAAAACATTTCAAAAAGGatagggtcaaatgggtcaaaagtcAGCTACTGTATTTATATTGAACAAAAATCCTAAAATACCATCCAAAAATAGTAAATTTTATGGAAATGATAGTTTAGTAATATGCCTATTTGACACACTAGTTGGTTATGTAAAAGAACACTCAATTTGAACCGTTACCCAACTGCCTCACAGGCTCATTAACAAAAGATAAGTGAGACATTTTTCGGTTTCAATCAGGGCTAGCATAGTTTTCAGTCTTTATGTAATTGATTATCTGATCTGATATCTTTTCATTTGTATCAACAGGAATGGAGTTACCTAAGAGGAGGGCTAACAACACTTGATCGTGACTACGGATGGATAAATAACATCCATCATGACATAGGAACACATGTTATACATCATCTTTTTCCTCAAATCCCACACTATCACTTAATAGAGGCAGTGAGTATTCCTATTTTCCTAAACATAATTTTACATTCTTAAattttatagtaatattaatattaatattaatcgaaACACTAACAATTCTATTATAATGTAGACTGAAGCTGCTAAGCCAATTCTTGGGAAATATTACAGGGAGCCAAAGAAATCAAGGCCTCTTCCATTTCACTTAATTGGACTTCTTGCAAATAGTATCAAAAAAGATCATTATGTGAGTGATGAAGGAAACGTTGTATATTATCAAACTGACCCGAAGCTCGCGAGTGAGTCAAAATAGTCACCCTCAATTGATAATGTTAATATATTGGGTTATGTTGTAACATGGATAGCTAAAGTTTTTAGTTTTCTATATAGGCACAAAGTTAGGCACAAAGATAAGTACAATAATTGTTGTTCACATATATCTTTATCATAAACGACACCATTCAGATTTGTCTTTCACAAAAAATGCATGTATAACATGTTATGGGGACCCATTACAAATATACAACCAAACAACAATATGAAACATGTTTTTGTACTATGATTAGG comes from Rutidosis leptorrhynchoides isolate AG116_Rl617_1_P2 chromosome 4, CSIRO_AGI_Rlap_v1, whole genome shotgun sequence and encodes:
- the LOC139839520 gene encoding omega-3 fatty acid desaturase, chloroplastic-like, with product MATRVITECGLRPLPKHYPSPTSRNSISKFPNSINISPSRKIRPNYPALRVSAPAGVQLVNDGDNKRVKGFDDNGENGFNPGAPPPFTLADIRAAIPKHCWVKDPWRSMSYVLRDVVVVFGLAAVAAYFNNMFVWPLYWFAQGTMFWAFFVLGHDCGHGSFSNNAKLNSVVGHFLHSSILVPYHGWRISHRTHHQNHGHVENDESWHPLSEKIYRSLDTATRMLRFTLPFPMLAYPFYLWGRSPGKKGSHFHPSSDLFLPKEKTDVITSTVCWSAMAALLVGLSFVMGPLQILKLYGIPYWGFVIWLDLVTYLHHHGHEDKLPWYRGKEWSYLRGGLTTLDRDYGWINNIHHDIGTHVIHHLFPQIPHYHLIEATEAAKPILGKYYREPKKSRPLPFHLIGLLANSIKKDHYVSDEGNVVYYQTDPKLASESK